GGTCGTGCCGCGCCCCGAGCTGACCGCGGTCGCCGCCGACCTGCTCCTCCGTGCCGAGCGCCCCGCGATCATCGCGGGCGGCGGCGTCGTGCGCTCGGACGCCTCCGGCAAGCTCCGCGCGCTCGCCGAGCTCGTGAACGCCCCCGTCGTCACGACCTTCGGCGGCAAGGGCGCCTTCCCCTGGGAGCACCCGCTCTCGCTCCAGTCCTGGCTTGAGGACCGCCACACCACGGACTTCCTGGAGGACGCGGACGTCCTGCTCGTCGTCGGCTCCGGCCTCGGCGAGCTCTCCTCGAACTACCACACGTTCGCGCCCCGCGGCCGGGTGATCCAGATCGAGGCGGACGCCGGGAAGCTGGAGTCCAACCACCCCGCGCTCGGCATCCACGCGGACGCGCGGACCGCGCTCTCGGCGCTTCTGGAGACCATCGAGGAGCCCAGGGAGGACCCCGAGGCCCCGGAGCGGGTGTCCGCCGTCCTCGCGAAGGTCCGCGAGCGCATCGACGCCCAGGACCTCACCCTGGAACAGCGGATCCTCGCCGCCGTCCGCGAGGCCCTGCCGGACGCGTCACCGTCCTTCTGGGACATGACGATCCTCGCGTACTGGGCGTGGTCCGCGTTCGACGCGCGGCGCCCCAACACGATGCACTCGGCGCAGGGCGCGGGCGGCCTCGGCTACGGCTTCCCCGCCGCCCTCGGCGCGGCGGTCGCGGACCCCTCCCAGCCGGTGCTCGCCGTATCGGGTGACGGCGGCGCGATGTACTCGATCGCGGAGCTGGCGACGGCGCGGCAGTACGGGCTCAACGTGACCTGGCTGATCGTCGACGACGGCGGCTACGGCATCCTGCGCGAGTACATGTCCGAGGCCTTCGGCGAGGCGACGGCCACGGAGCTCGCGCGGCCGGACTTCGTGAAGCTCGCGGAGTCCTTCGGCGTGCCGGGCGTGCGGTCCTCCCCGGAGACGCTCCGGGACGACCTCGCGAAGGCGCTGGCCGAGCCGGGTCCTTCGGTCGTGGTGCTTCCTGCGCTGCTGCGGATGTTCGCTCCGACACATCTCGACTGATCGGCCCGGTTTCGTACAACCATTCACCCGTACCGGTGAGTCATGCGGGGTGAGTGCGCCGGGGGCGCACTCGTTTCGCACACAGGGGATGGGAAGCTCCATGACTCACCGGACATCCGGTATATCCAGGCGTGCCCGCGTGCTCTCGGCGGGACTCGCCGCCGGGGTGCTCGTGCCGCTCGGCGCGGTCGCGACCGCCGCGCCCGCCGTCGCCGCGCCCGCGCCGCAGGTCACCTGCAGCTCCGCGCAGGCCGGCCTGGCCGCCAAGCTCAAGAAGGACATCACGGCGGCGCTCAAGAACCGCAAGGGCACGGTCGCCGTCGGCCTCTACGACCGCACCACGAAGACGACCTGCACCCTGCGCGGGTCCACCGCCTTCGACTCCGCGAGCGTCGTCAAGGCGACCGTCCTCGCGGCGCTCCTGTGGGACGCGAAGAAGACCGAGCGGAAGCTGACCGAGCGCGAGTCGGACCTCGCGTACGCCATGATCACCAAGTCGGACAACGACGCGACCAGCAAGCTCTGGCGGCAGCTCGGCACGGGGAAGATCAACGCGTTCCTCAAGGCCGCGAAGATGACGAAGACCGTGCCCGGATCCGGCGGCTACTGGGGCCTGACCCGCATCAACGCCACCGACGAGCAGAAGCTCCTCGCGCTGATCACCGCGAAGAACTCCGTCCTGAGCGACAACGCGCGCGCCTACATCCTCAAGCTGATGGGCAAGGTCGTCTCCTCCCAGCGCTGGGGCACCCCCGCGGGCACGCCGTCCGGCGTCTCCATCCACGTCAAGAACGGCTGGCTGCAGCGGTCGACCCACGGGTGGCGCGTGCACAGCATCGGCGCGTTCAAGGGCGGCGGCCACGACTACACGATCTCCGTGCTCACGCACGGGAACAGCACGATGAACTATGGCGTCGCCACGATTCAGGGGGTGGCCAAGGCCATCCACAAGGATCTGGCGCCCAGGGCCTCGGCGGTCAGCACGTACGCCCCGACCACCACGCCGAAGGAAGCGTTCGTGGCTGTGCCCAGCAGCTGAGTCATTCGCTGCGGGCGCGTCGTGGCTTGTCGCGCAGTTCCCCGCGCCCCTTGGGGGCGCGGTTTGTTGCGGCGGGATGAAAACCGCTCGTCACGGTGTTGGTGCCTTCCGGCAGGACAGACGACCGGGAGGCACCGAGTGGCAGAGCAACGGGGATGGGCACGACGACTCACCGGGTACGCGTGGCGGTACCCCAAGGACGTCGTGCTCGCGCTCGGCTCCTCGCTCGGCGGCATGGCCGTCATGGCGCTCGTACCGCTGATCACCAAGGTGATCATCGATGACGTCATAGGCCAGGACGGGGAGGGTGGCACCCGCTCCATGGGGCCCTGGGCGGGCGCCCTCATCGGCGCCGCCCTCGTCGTGTACGTCCTCACCTACATCCGCCGCTACTACGGCGGCCGCCTCGCCCTCGACGTCCAGCACGACCTGCGGACCGAGATGTACGGGACGATCACGAAGCTCGACGGGCGGCGCCAGGACGAGCTGTCCACCGGGCAGGTCGTCGGCCGCGCCACCAGCGACCTCCAGCTCATCCAGGGCCTGCTCTTCATGTTGCCGATGACCATCGGCAACATCCTGCTCTTCGTGATCTCTCTCGTGATCATGGCGTGGCTCTCCCTGCCGCTCACCCTCGTCGCCCTCGCCGTCGCCCCCGCCCTCTGGGTCATCGCCCGCCGCTCCCGCTCCCGGCTGCACCCCGCCACCTGGTACGCGCAGGCCCAGGCCGCCGCCGTCGCCGGAGTGGTCGACGGCGCCGTCAGCGGCGTACGCGTGGTGAAGGGCTTCGGGCAGGAGGAGCAGGAGACCGGGAAGCTCAGGGAAGTCGGGCGGAAGCTGTTCGCCGGGCGGCTGCGGACCATCCGCCTCAACTCCCGCTACACCCCCGCGCTCCAGGCCGTCCCCATGCTCGGCCAGGTCGCCATGCTCGCCGTCGGCGGCTGGCTCGCCGTCGAGGGCGACATCACCCTCGGCACCTTCGTCGCCTTCTCCACGTATCTCGCCCAGCTCGTCGGGCCCGTGCGCATGCTCGCCATGGTCCTCACCGTCGGCCAGCAGGCCCGCGCCGGCGTGGAGCGCGTCCTCGAGCTCATCGACACCGAGCCGAGCATGGCGGACGGCCGCAAGGAGCTGCCCGCCGACGCCCCGGCCACGGTCGAGTTCGACGACGTGAGCTTCGCGTACGAGGACGACCGCCCGGTCCTCGACGGGCTCTCCTTCGAGATCCGCCCCGGCGAGACCCTCGCCGTCGTCGGCTCCTCCGGCAGCGGCAAGTCGACCGTCTCGCTGCTCCTGCCGCGCTTCTACGACGTGACGCACGGCGCCGTCCTCATCGGCGGCCACGATGTGCGCGAGCTGACCCTCGACTCCCTGCGCTCCGCCATCGGGCTCGTCCCCGAGGACTCCTTCCTCTTCTCCGACACCGTCGGCGCCAACATCGCCTACGGCCACCCGGAGGCCACCCGCGAGCAGATCGAGACCGCCGCGCGCGCCGCCCAGGCCCACGGCTTCATATCCGAGCTGCCCGAGGGGTACGACACCAAGGTCGGCGAGCAGGGCCTCACCCTCTCCGGCGGTCAGCGCCAGCGCATCGCGCTCGCCCGCGCCATCCTCACCGACCCCCGCCTCCTCGTCCTCGACGACGCCACATCGGCCGTCGACGCGCGCGTGGAGCACGAGATCCACGAAGCCCTGCGGGGCGTGATGGCGGGGCGGACCACCCTGCTCATCGCCCACCGCCGCTCCACCCTCGGCCTCGCCGACCGCATCGCCGTCCTCGACGAAGGACGCCTCGCCGACCTCGGCACGCACGCGGAACTGGAGGAGCGCTCCGCCCTCTACCGGCGGCTGCTCACCGACCCCGACGAGCTCGGCGGCGTCTCCCCGGGCCACGCCCTCCCCGCCGACCTTCCCGAGGACACCTCCGTACGCGACGAGCTCGACGCCGAGTTCGACGCGGAGCGCGGCATCACGCCCGCCCTGTGGACCGGCGACCGGGACGCGAGAAGCGCCAAGGACCCCGCCCTCGCCGGGATGCCGTCCACGCCCGAGCTCCTCGCCCAGGTCGACGCGCTGCCCCCGGCCACCGACACCCCCGGCATCGACGAGGCGCGGGCCGTCACGCCCGAGGAGTCGTACGGACTGCGCAGGCTGCTCGCCGGATTCGGCGTGCCGCTGCTGTTCAGCCTGCTCCTCGTCGCCGTCGACGCGGGCATGGGGCTGCTGCTGCCCGTCCTGATCCGGCACGGCATCGACGAGGGCGTCTCCGACCTCGCGCTCGGCGCCGTCTGGACCGCGTCGGGGCTCGCGCTCGTCGCCGTCGTCGTGCAGTGGGCGGCGCAGACCGGCGAGACGCGCATGACCGGACGCACCGGCGAGCGGGTCCTGTACTCGCTCCGGCTCAAGATCTTCTCGCAGCTCCAGAGGCTCGGGCTCGACTACTACGAGCGGGAGCTCACCGGTCGCATCATGACTCGGATGACGACCGACGTAGACGCGTTGTCGACGTTCCTGCAGACCGGGCTCGTCACCGCGTTCGTCTCCGTCGTCACCTTCTTCGGCATCATGGTCGCCCTGCTCGTCATCGACGTGGAGCTCGCCCTCGTCGTCTTCGCGACGCTGCCGCCGCTGATCGTCGGCACGTACTTCTTCCGCAAGTCCAGCGTGAAGGCGTACGAGCTGGCGCGCGAGCGCGTGTCCGTC
The window above is part of the Streptomyces venezuelae genome. Proteins encoded here:
- a CDS encoding thiamine pyrophosphate-binding protein, translated to MSHDHDIVLRPTAAQTEAALNPPAGRNGGDLVMETLAGLGATTVFGLPGQHALGMFDALRRSSLSYVGFRVENNTGFAADAYGRITGEVAPLLLSTGPGALTSLAALQEAAAGSSPVLAIGSQVPVAGLGGGRHGYLHELRDQQASFRDVVKSVHTVRTASQIPSAVAAAWESALTAPHGPVWVEIPQDVLLAETTLPVVTAMDATPEEVVPRPELTAVAADLLLRAERPAIIAGGGVVRSDASGKLRALAELVNAPVVTTFGGKGAFPWEHPLSLQSWLEDRHTTDFLEDADVLLVVGSGLGELSSNYHTFAPRGRVIQIEADAGKLESNHPALGIHADARTALSALLETIEEPREDPEAPERVSAVLAKVRERIDAQDLTLEQRILAAVREALPDASPSFWDMTILAYWAWSAFDARRPNTMHSAQGAGGLGYGFPAALGAAVADPSQPVLAVSGDGGAMYSIAELATARQYGLNVTWLIVDDGGYGILREYMSEAFGEATATELARPDFVKLAESFGVPGVRSSPETLRDDLAKALAEPGPSVVVLPALLRMFAPTHLD
- a CDS encoding ABC transporter ATP-binding protein; amino-acid sequence: MAEQRGWARRLTGYAWRYPKDVVLALGSSLGGMAVMALVPLITKVIIDDVIGQDGEGGTRSMGPWAGALIGAALVVYVLTYIRRYYGGRLALDVQHDLRTEMYGTITKLDGRRQDELSTGQVVGRATSDLQLIQGLLFMLPMTIGNILLFVISLVIMAWLSLPLTLVALAVAPALWVIARRSRSRLHPATWYAQAQAAAVAGVVDGAVSGVRVVKGFGQEEQETGKLREVGRKLFAGRLRTIRLNSRYTPALQAVPMLGQVAMLAVGGWLAVEGDITLGTFVAFSTYLAQLVGPVRMLAMVLTVGQQARAGVERVLELIDTEPSMADGRKELPADAPATVEFDDVSFAYEDDRPVLDGLSFEIRPGETLAVVGSSGSGKSTVSLLLPRFYDVTHGAVLIGGHDVRELTLDSLRSAIGLVPEDSFLFSDTVGANIAYGHPEATREQIETAARAAQAHGFISELPEGYDTKVGEQGLTLSGGQRQRIALARAILTDPRLLVLDDATSAVDARVEHEIHEALRGVMAGRTTLLIAHRRSTLGLADRIAVLDEGRLADLGTHAELEERSALYRRLLTDPDELGGVSPGHALPADLPEDTSVRDELDAEFDAERGITPALWTGDRDARSAKDPALAGMPSTPELLAQVDALPPATDTPGIDEARAVTPEESYGLRRLLAGFGVPLLFSLLLVAVDAGMGLLLPVLIRHGIDEGVSDLALGAVWTASGLALVAVVVQWAAQTGETRMTGRTGERVLYSLRLKIFSQLQRLGLDYYERELTGRIMTRMTTDVDALSTFLQTGLVTAFVSVVTFFGIMVALLVIDVELALVVFATLPPLIVGTYFFRKSSVKAYELARERVSVVNADLQESVAGLRIVQAFRRERAGAERFAENSDSYRQARIRGQWLISVYFPFVQLLSSVAVVAVLIVGAGRVEAGTLTTGALVAYLLYIDLFFAPVQQLSQVFDGYQQASVSLGRIQELLQEPTSTKAADEPLEVLSLRGEIAFEDVDFAYAATGEGDPEEALSDVRLRIPAGQTVAFVGETGAGKSTLVKLVARFYDPTGGRVTVDGTDLRSLDLTSYRHRLGVVPQEAYLFAGTVRDAIAYGRPDATDAQVEAAARAVGAHDMIATLDGGYLHEVSERGRNLSAGQRQLIALARAELVDPDILLLDEATAALDLATEAQVNQATDRIAGKRTTLVVAHRLTTAARADRVVVMDHGRVAEDGTHDELLALDGRYARLWRTFVGEPVEAA
- a CDS encoding serine hydrolase, which codes for MTHRTSGISRRARVLSAGLAAGVLVPLGAVATAAPAVAAPAPQVTCSSAQAGLAAKLKKDITAALKNRKGTVAVGLYDRTTKTTCTLRGSTAFDSASVVKATVLAALLWDAKKTERKLTERESDLAYAMITKSDNDATSKLWRQLGTGKINAFLKAAKMTKTVPGSGGYWGLTRINATDEQKLLALITAKNSVLSDNARAYILKLMGKVVSSQRWGTPAGTPSGVSIHVKNGWLQRSTHGWRVHSIGAFKGGGHDYTISVLTHGNSTMNYGVATIQGVAKAIHKDLAPRASAVSTYAPTTTPKEAFVAVPSS